A window of the Bos indicus x Bos taurus breed Angus x Brahman F1 hybrid chromosome X, Bos_hybrid_MaternalHap_v2.0, whole genome shotgun sequence genome harbors these coding sequences:
- the ITGB1BP2 gene encoding integrin beta-1-binding protein 2 isoform X4, whose amino-acid sequence MALEQKELDQEPGAGVDSSLIRIGASCQNPGCDAVYQGLESDATPCTYHPGAPQFHEGVKSWSCCGIQTLDFGAFLAQPGCRVGRHDWGKQVPASCRHDWHQTDSLVVVTIYGQIPLPAFNWVKASQTELHVHIVFDGNRVFQAQMKLWGVIDVEQSSVSLMPSRVEISLVKADPGSWAQLEHPDALAEKAKAKVGLEMDEEESEDSDDDLSWTEEEEEEEAMGE is encoded by the exons ATGGCACTGGAACAGAAGGAATTAGACCAAGAACCTGGAGCAG GAGTTGACAGTAGCTTGATCCGGATTGGGGCCAGCTGCCAGAACCCAGGATGTGATGCT GTATACCAAGGCCTAGAGAGTGATGCTACTCCATGTACCTACCACCCTGGAGCACCTCAATTCCATGAGGG GGTGAAATCTTGGAGCTGTTGTGGCATCCAGACCCTGGATTTTGGGGCATTCCTGGCACAGCCAGGATGCAGAGTTGGTAGACATGATTGGGGGAAGCAG GTGCCAGCATCTTGCCGTCATGATTGGCATCAGACAGATTCCTTAGTAGTGGTGACTATATATGGCCAGATTCCACTTCCTGCATTCAACTGGGTGAAGGCCAGTCAAACTGAG CTTCATGTCCACATTGTCTTTGATGGTAACCGTGTGTTCCAAGCACAGATGAAGCTCTGGGGG GTCATAGACGTGGAGCAGAGCTCTGTCTCCTTGATGCCATCTCGGGTTGAAATTTCCCTGGTCAAGGCTGACCCAGGATCCTGGGCCCAGCTGGAGCACCCCGATGCACTGGCTGAGAAGGCTAAGGCTAAGGTTGGGTTAGAGATGGATGAGGAAGAGTCTGAGGATTCAGATGATGACTTGAGctggacagaggaggaggaagaggaggaagcaatGGGGGAATAG
- the ITGB1BP2 gene encoding integrin beta-1-binding protein 2 isoform X3 gives MSLLCHNKGCGQHFDPQTNLPDSCYHHPGVPIFHDALKGWSCCRKRTVDFSEFLNIKGCTVGPHCAEKLPEVPQPEGPGTSSSLQEQRPPNVIPKSAETLRRERPKSELLPKLLPLNISQALEMALEQKELDQEPGAGVDSSLIRIGASCQNPGCDAVYQGLESDATPCTYHPGAPQFHEGVKSWSCCGIQTLDFGAFLAQPGCRVGRHDWGKQVPASCRHDWHQTDSLVVVTIYGQIPLPAFNWVKASQTELHVHIVFDGNRVFQAQMKLWGGTSNYSEFLERMES, from the exons ATGTCTCTACTCTGCCATAACAAAGGCTGTGGGCAGCATTTTGACCCCCAAACCAACCTTCCTG ATTCCTGTTACCATCACCCTGGGGTCCCAATCTTCCATGATGCACTTAAG GGTTGGTCCTGCTGCCGGAAGCGAACTGTAGATTTCTCTGAGTTTCTAAACATCAAG GGCTGTACTGTGGGACCACACTGTGccgagaagctccctgaggtccctCAACCTGAGGGCCCTGGTACAAGCAGTTCACTTCAGGAGCAAAGACCTCCGAATGTGATTCCAAAGTCAGCAGAGACTTTGCGTCGGGAGAGGCCCAA GTCAGAGTTGCTTCCAAAGTTGCTTCCGCTAAATATATCCCAAGCCCTGGAAATGGCACTGGAACAGAAGGAATTAGACCAAGAACCTGGAGCAG GAGTTGACAGTAGCTTGATCCGGATTGGGGCCAGCTGCCAGAACCCAGGATGTGATGCT GTATACCAAGGCCTAGAGAGTGATGCTACTCCATGTACCTACCACCCTGGAGCACCTCAATTCCATGAGGG GGTGAAATCTTGGAGCTGTTGTGGCATCCAGACCCTGGATTTTGGGGCATTCCTGGCACAGCCAGGATGCAGAGTTGGTAGACATGATTGGGGGAAGCAG GTGCCAGCATCTTGCCGTCATGATTGGCATCAGACAGATTCCTTAGTAGTGGTGACTATATATGGCCAGATTCCACTTCCTGCATTCAACTGGGTGAAGGCCAGTCAAACTGAG CTTCATGTCCACATTGTCTTTGATGGTAACCGTGTGTTCCAAGCACAGATGAAGCTCTGGGGG GGGACCAGCAACTACTCAGAATTCCTGGAGAGGATGGAG
- the NONO gene encoding non-POU domain-containing octamer-binding protein, protein MQSNKTFNLEKQNHTPRKHHQHHHQQHHQQQQQQPPPPPMPANGQQASSQNEGLTIDLKNFRKPGEKTFTQRSRLFVGNLPPDITEEEMRKLFEKYGKAGEVFIHKDKGFGFIRLETRTLAEIAKVELDNMPLRGKQLRVRFACHSASLTVRNLPQYVSNELLEEAFSVFGQVERAVVIVDDRGRPSGKGIVEFSGKPAARKALDRCSEGSFLLTTFPRPVTVEPMDQLDDEEGLPEKLVIKNQQFHKEREQPPRFAQPGSFEYEYAMRWKALIEMEKQQQDQVDRNIKEAREKLEMEMEAARHEHQVMLMRQDLMRRQEELRRMEELHNQEVQKRKQLELRQEEERRRREEEMRRQQEEMMRRQQEGFKGTFPDAREQEIRMGQMAMGGAMGINNRGAMPPAPVPAGTPAPPGPATMMPDGTLGLTPPTTERFGQAATMEGIGAIGGTPPAFNRAAPGAEFAPNKRRRY, encoded by the exons ATGCAGAGCAATAAAACTTTTAACTTGGAGAAACAAAACCACACTCCAAGGAAGCATCATCAACATCACCATCAGCAGCACcaccagcagcaacagcagcagccaccaCCTCCACCAATGCCTGCAAATGGGCAGCAAGCCAGCAGCCAGA ATGAAGGCTTGACTATTGACCTGAAGAATTTTAGGAAACCAGGAGAGAAGACCTTCACCCAGCGTAGCCGGCTCTTTGTGGGCAATCTTCCTCCTGACATCACTGAGGAGGAAATGAGGAAACTGTTTGAGAAATATGGGAAGGCAGGCGAAGTCTTCATTCATAAGGACAAGGGCTTTGGCTTTATCCGCTTG GAAACACGAACCCTAGCGGAGATTGCCAAAGTAGAACTGGACAACATGCCACTCCGTGGAAAGCAGCTGCGTGTGCGCTTTGCCTGCCATAGTGCATCCCTTACAGTCAGAAACCTTCCTCAGTATGTGTCCAATGAACTGCTGGAGGAGGCCTTTTCTGTGTTCGGCCAGGTGGAGAGGGCTGTAGTCATTGTGGATGATCGAGGCAGGCCCTCAGGAAAAGGCATTGTTGAATTCTCAGGGAAGCCAGCTGCTCGGAAAGCTCTGGACAGATGCAGTGAAGGCTCCTTCCTGCTAACCAC aTTTCCTCGACCTGTGACTGTGGAGCCCATGGACCAGTTAGATGATGAGGAGGGACTCCCAGAGAAGCTGGTTATAAAGAATCAGCAATTTCACAA AGAGCGAGAGCAGCCACCCAGATTTGCACAGCCTGGCTCCTTTGAGTATGAGTATGCCATGCGCTGGAAGGCACTTATTGAGATGgaaaagcagcagcaggaccaAGTGGACCGAAACATCAAGGAAGCTCGTGAGAagctggagatggagatggaggctGCTCGCCATGAGCACCAGGTCATGCTAATGAGGCAGG ATTTGATGAGGCGTCAAGAAGAACTTCGGAGGATGGAAGAGCTGCACAATCAAGAAGTGCAAAAACGAAAGCAGCTGGAGCTCAG gcaggaggaggagcGCAGGCGCCGTGAGGAAGAGATGCGGCGGCAACAAGAAGAAATGATGCGACGACAGCAGGAAGGATTCAAGGGAACCTTCCCTGATGCG agagAGCAAGAGATACGGATGGGTCAGATGGCTATGGGAG GTGCTATGGGCATAAACAACAGAGGTGCCATGCCCCCTGCTCCTGTGCCAGCTGGTACCCCAGCTCCTCCAGGACCAGCCACTATGATGCCAGATGGAACCTTGGGATTG aCCCCACCAACAACTGAACGCTTTGGCCAAGCTGCTACAATGGAAGGAATTGGGGCAATTGGTGGAACCCCTCCTGCATTCAACCGTGCAGCTCCTGGAGCTGAATTTGCTCCAAACAAACGTCGCCGATACTAA
- the ITGB1BP2 gene encoding integrin beta-1-binding protein 2 isoform X1, giving the protein MSLLCHNKGCGQHFDPQTNLPDSCYHHPGVPIFHDALKGWSCCRKRTVDFSEFLNIKGCTVGPHCAEKLPEVPQPEGPGTSSSLQEQRPPNVIPKSAETLRRERPKSELLPKLLPLNISQALEMALEQKELDQEPGAGVDSSLIRIGASCQNPGCDAVYQGLESDATPCTYHPGAPQFHEGVKSWSCCGIQTLDFGAFLAQPGCRVGRHDWGKQVPASCRHDWHQTDSLVVVTIYGQIPLPAFNWVKASQTELHVHIVFDGNRVFQAQMKLWGVIDVEQSSVSLMPSRVEISLVKADPGSWAQLEHPDALAEKAKAKVGLEMDEEESEDSDDDLSWTEEEEEEEAMGE; this is encoded by the exons ATGTCTCTACTCTGCCATAACAAAGGCTGTGGGCAGCATTTTGACCCCCAAACCAACCTTCCTG ATTCCTGTTACCATCACCCTGGGGTCCCAATCTTCCATGATGCACTTAAG GGTTGGTCCTGCTGCCGGAAGCGAACTGTAGATTTCTCTGAGTTTCTAAACATCAAG GGCTGTACTGTGGGACCACACTGTGccgagaagctccctgaggtccctCAACCTGAGGGCCCTGGTACAAGCAGTTCACTTCAGGAGCAAAGACCTCCGAATGTGATTCCAAAGTCAGCAGAGACTTTGCGTCGGGAGAGGCCCAA GTCAGAGTTGCTTCCAAAGTTGCTTCCGCTAAATATATCCCAAGCCCTGGAAATGGCACTGGAACAGAAGGAATTAGACCAAGAACCTGGAGCAG GAGTTGACAGTAGCTTGATCCGGATTGGGGCCAGCTGCCAGAACCCAGGATGTGATGCT GTATACCAAGGCCTAGAGAGTGATGCTACTCCATGTACCTACCACCCTGGAGCACCTCAATTCCATGAGGG GGTGAAATCTTGGAGCTGTTGTGGCATCCAGACCCTGGATTTTGGGGCATTCCTGGCACAGCCAGGATGCAGAGTTGGTAGACATGATTGGGGGAAGCAG GTGCCAGCATCTTGCCGTCATGATTGGCATCAGACAGATTCCTTAGTAGTGGTGACTATATATGGCCAGATTCCACTTCCTGCATTCAACTGGGTGAAGGCCAGTCAAACTGAG CTTCATGTCCACATTGTCTTTGATGGTAACCGTGTGTTCCAAGCACAGATGAAGCTCTGGGGG GTCATAGACGTGGAGCAGAGCTCTGTCTCCTTGATGCCATCTCGGGTTGAAATTTCCCTGGTCAAGGCTGACCCAGGATCCTGGGCCCAGCTGGAGCACCCCGATGCACTGGCTGAGAAGGCTAAGGCTAAGGTTGGGTTAGAGATGGATGAGGAAGAGTCTGAGGATTCAGATGATGACTTGAGctggacagaggaggaggaagaggaggaagcaatGGGGGAATAG
- the ITGB1BP2 gene encoding integrin beta-1-binding protein 2 isoform X2 has translation MSLLCHNKGCGQHFDPQTNLPDSCYHHPGVPIFHDALKGWSCCRKRTVDFSEFLNIKGCTVGPHCAEKLPEVPQPEGPGTSSSLQEQRPPNVIPKSAETLRRERPKSELLPKLLPLNISQALEMALEQKELDQEPGAGVDSSLIRIGASCQNPGCDAVYQGLESDATPCTYHPGAPQFHEGVKSWSCCGIQTLDFGAFLAQPGCRVGRHDWGKQVPASCRHDWHQTDSLVVVTIYGQIPLPAFNWVKASQTELHVHIVFDGNRVFQAQMKLWGGTSNYSEFLERMEQS, from the exons ATGTCTCTACTCTGCCATAACAAAGGCTGTGGGCAGCATTTTGACCCCCAAACCAACCTTCCTG ATTCCTGTTACCATCACCCTGGGGTCCCAATCTTCCATGATGCACTTAAG GGTTGGTCCTGCTGCCGGAAGCGAACTGTAGATTTCTCTGAGTTTCTAAACATCAAG GGCTGTACTGTGGGACCACACTGTGccgagaagctccctgaggtccctCAACCTGAGGGCCCTGGTACAAGCAGTTCACTTCAGGAGCAAAGACCTCCGAATGTGATTCCAAAGTCAGCAGAGACTTTGCGTCGGGAGAGGCCCAA GTCAGAGTTGCTTCCAAAGTTGCTTCCGCTAAATATATCCCAAGCCCTGGAAATGGCACTGGAACAGAAGGAATTAGACCAAGAACCTGGAGCAG GAGTTGACAGTAGCTTGATCCGGATTGGGGCCAGCTGCCAGAACCCAGGATGTGATGCT GTATACCAAGGCCTAGAGAGTGATGCTACTCCATGTACCTACCACCCTGGAGCACCTCAATTCCATGAGGG GGTGAAATCTTGGAGCTGTTGTGGCATCCAGACCCTGGATTTTGGGGCATTCCTGGCACAGCCAGGATGCAGAGTTGGTAGACATGATTGGGGGAAGCAG GTGCCAGCATCTTGCCGTCATGATTGGCATCAGACAGATTCCTTAGTAGTGGTGACTATATATGGCCAGATTCCACTTCCTGCATTCAACTGGGTGAAGGCCAGTCAAACTGAG CTTCATGTCCACATTGTCTTTGATGGTAACCGTGTGTTCCAAGCACAGATGAAGCTCTGGGGG GGGACCAGCAACTACTCAGAATTCCTGGAGAGGATGGAG